The genomic window CCCGTAAAGGGAGGAGGAATGGACACTTTTCTCTATCTTTCCCTGGTGGGGTCAATATTTTTTATTTTTTATACCATTGTAGGTGCACCTTACAACGCACTCATTCCAGAGATAGGAAATACCCCTGAAGAAAGGCTAAATCTTTCCACCTGGCAGTCTGTTTTTAGACTTGTTTATACAGCCATAGCCATGATACTCCCGGGAATACTTATAAAAATACTTGGAAAGGGCGATACAGAGGCAGGAATAAGGATGATGGTTATACTTCTCAGTACAGTTTCTGCACTAGGTGCATACGTCACTGTGTTTTTAGTTCCTGAGAAAAAATATTCCCACGGAGAAATTTCTAAGACAACATTGAGGGAGTCCTTTAAAATACTCTTTCATGACAAATCATTTATATACTACCTTTTGGGTTTGCTTTTCTTTTTTGTTGGGTTTAATATCTTGAGGGCCTCTATGAATTATTATGTAGAAGACATAATGGGGATGGGGAAAGGAGCGATAACTGCTGCGGCAGCTATACTTTTTGGTACTTCTGCACTTTTCTTTTATCCAACCAACAGAATGGCAAAAAGAGTAGGTTACAGAAAACTCATGCTCTTGGCTCTTGCTGCCCTGATATGCCTTTCTGTGGCTCTTTATAATCTCGGTAAGGGGATACCTGTCAGTGCAGGTTTTTATATTTTTGCCCTTATGGGGATACCGGTTTCAGGTGCGGCCTTTATATTTCCGCCTGCCATGCTGAGTGAGATAAGCACTCATATAAGCGAGAAAAGTGGCCATAAAATTGAGGGGATGTGCTTTGGTATACAGGGTTTTTTTCTGAAAATGGCCTTTCTTATATCTATAGCCTTGCTTCCGATAATATTGGTAGCAGGTGGCGGGAGTATAATACAGGCTATAATAACAAGTCCTGAAGGGGTATCTAGATCGGGAGTCTATACCACCGCACTTTTTTCTGCAGGATCTTTTGCAATCTCCTTTATATTTTATTTTCTTTATAAGGAGTAAAAAAGGAATAAAAATATTTTTACAGAAAAGAGTCAATGATTCAAAAAACTTTTGCAGAAAAATTTGGAGGAAGAAAGTATGATGAGCTGGGAGCAACTGATGAAACCGACTAAATTCCGAACTGGAAAAGATGAGGAGGGAGTGGCTCTCAGTGAGTTTAAACAGGACTACTCTAAGATTATTTTTAGTTCTTCTTTCAGAAGGCTTAAAAATAAAACTCAGATACATCCACTGGACAGCAACGATTTCATAAGAACTAGGCTTATACACTCCCTAGAAGTTTCCACAATAGCAAGCGAAATCGGTGGCGTGGTGGAATCTAAACTCATCAGAGAGGCTAAGTTTCCAAAAGAGATGAGGGAATGCATGGGAAGTGTCCTAGAGGCGGCTTCACTGCTTCACGATGTTGGGAATCCCCCCTTCGGTCACTATGGTGAAGTTATAATACAGGATTTTTTTACAGAGTTTTTTGAAAACAGATTTGATGAAGATATAGATTTTTATGGAGAAAAATGGAGTGAGGCGGAACTCAATGATTTTATAAAATTTGAAGGGAATGCCCAAACATTGAGGGTTATAAGTCGCCTGCAATATATAAGAGATGAGTACGGACTGAATCTTACATTTCCTACGATGGCATCTATACTGAAATATCCACGGTCCTCCTTTGAAGGGAATACGCCTTTTCGAGGGATAAGTTATAAAAAATTTGGATATTTTCAGAGTGAAAGGGAGCCTTTTGAAAAAATAGTATCAGAACTTGGGATGAAAGTGGAGGGAGATGTAAAAAGACATCCTCTGGTATTTTTACTAGAAGCCTCTGACGATATAGCCTACCTGGTTGCAGATATAGAGGACGCAGTAAAGAAGAACATTCTCACGACAGAGAGAGTAAAGAAAATAGTAGAAAAATATCTGGATTCAGAAAATGAAAAGGAAAGAGAGATATTAGAAAGCCTAGTAAACCTGGAGATAGACGATCTCTATCCAGACCCGAGGGAGATACAGATGCAGATATTCCGTGTAAAAATACAAAAATTCATGATAAGTGAAACGGCAAAATCTTTTTTAAATAATTATGAAGAGATAATGAATGGGACTTATGAAGGAGAGCTTTTAGATTCCTCTGATGCTGTTCATCTTAAAAACGCCTTTAGGGAGATCTTATCTATAATAATAAGTGACAAAGATGTTATAAAGCTTGAGATAGGGGGAG from uncultured Ilyobacter sp. includes these protein-coding regions:
- a CDS encoding MFS transporter — its product is MEKRLPMSVQLFYGIGVSYAIVDQIFAQWVLYYYLPPENSGIKPLMAPILISLALVLSRFVDMVSDPLVGYLSDRSNSRWGRRIPFIAVGSIPLGLSTVAFFYPVKGGGMDTFLYLSLVGSIFFIFYTIVGAPYNALIPEIGNTPEERLNLSTWQSVFRLVYTAIAMILPGILIKILGKGDTEAGIRMMVILLSTVSALGAYVTVFLVPEKKYSHGEISKTTLRESFKILFHDKSFIYYLLGLLFFFVGFNILRASMNYYVEDIMGMGKGAITAAAAILFGTSALFFYPTNRMAKRVGYRKLMLLALAALICLSVALYNLGKGIPVSAGFYIFALMGIPVSGAAFIFPPAMLSEISTHISEKSGHKIEGMCFGIQGFFLKMAFLISIALLPIILVAGGGSIIQAIITSPEGVSRSGVYTTALFSAGSFAISFIFYFLYKE
- the dgt gene encoding dGTP triphosphohydrolase, with protein sequence MMSWEQLMKPTKFRTGKDEEGVALSEFKQDYSKIIFSSSFRRLKNKTQIHPLDSNDFIRTRLIHSLEVSTIASEIGGVVESKLIREAKFPKEMRECMGSVLEAASLLHDVGNPPFGHYGEVIIQDFFTEFFENRFDEDIDFYGEKWSEAELNDFIKFEGNAQTLRVISRLQYIRDEYGLNLTFPTMASILKYPRSSFEGNTPFRGISYKKFGYFQSEREPFEKIVSELGMKVEGDVKRHPLVFLLEASDDIAYLVADIEDAVKKNILTTERVKKIVEKYLDSENEKEREILESLVNLEIDDLYPDPREIQMQIFRVKIQKFMISETAKSFLNNYEEIMNGTYEGELLDSSDAVHLKNAFREILSIIISDKDVIKLEIGGDRVLRVLLREFTNAVISPKKDRIGTKEEKLYRLISNNYRFLKDRYPYKNKLYNELRLVTDFICGMTDSYALELYQSVMAIKF